A stretch of the Chthoniobacterales bacterium genome encodes the following:
- the xseB gene encoding exodeoxyribonuclease VII small subunit, giving the protein MSKATPSPESPAPSLEAALERLDAIVREMEAGELPLETLIAKYEEGIGLSKFCEEKLARAEERIRIITRDAAGNPMLEEFDATGEE; this is encoded by the coding sequence ATGAGCAAAGCCACCCCATCTCCGGAATCCCCCGCGCCCTCGCTGGAAGCAGCCCTCGAGCGCCTCGACGCGATCGTCCGCGAAATGGAGGCCGGCGAGCTCCCGCTCGAGACGCTCATTGCCAAATACGAGGAAGGCATCGGCCTCTCGAAATTCTGCGAGGAAAAACTCGCCCGCGCCGAGGAACGGATCCGCATCATCACCCGCGACGCCGCCGGAAATCCCATGCTTGAGGAATTCGACGCAACCGGCGAAGAATAG
- the dxs gene encoding 1-deoxy-D-xylulose-5-phosphate synthase, producing MPLLQRIKSPADVKALPAADLPVLAEEVRQELIRVLSQTGGHLGPNLGVVELTIALHRVFDTPTDKFVFDVSHQGYVHKLLTGRYERFDTIRQYEGLNGFLLRTESEHDCYGAGHAGTALSAALGMATGRDLRGSDEHVVCVAGDAAFTCGVSFEALNNVANSTRRFIVVLNDNEWSIAKNVGAVAEYLNRIVANPSYAHLHEKAAHFVERLGGKTARKLAGKIEAGVKNLIAPSVIFEDLGLRYYGPIDGHDVDLLTQTFEFLKTQTEPVILHILTKKGKGYAPALAKPDKFHGLGKFQADTGETAAAPTPTYSELLGHTLADFADRDNRIVAITAAMPTGTGLVSFAKRHPKRFFDVGIAEEHAALFACGLATQGRKPFLAIYSTFMQRAYDMILHDIALQNLDVALCMDRAGLSGDDGPTHHGLFDIGYLRPVPGLVHMQPKDEDEFVDMLWTMAHYNGPIAIRYPRGAGTGVKPKDQPRLLEIGKAEVVRHGKQVALFGLGNMCEVALETARLLEAHGIDAAVINPRWIKPLDTATLEFFARGCDVICTLEDHVLPNGFGCSVMEHLSEQRITTPVVRIGWPDEFIEHGSVPILREKHGLTAAAAAEKILAALPTRKRAAAPSAA from the coding sequence ATGCCGCTATTGCAGCGAATCAAGTCTCCGGCCGACGTCAAGGCTCTGCCCGCCGCCGACCTTCCCGTCCTCGCCGAAGAAGTTCGCCAGGAACTCATCCGTGTCCTTTCGCAAACCGGCGGCCACCTCGGCCCGAATCTCGGCGTCGTCGAGCTCACCATCGCGCTGCACCGCGTCTTCGATACGCCCACCGACAAATTCGTGTTCGACGTCAGCCACCAGGGCTACGTCCACAAGCTGCTCACCGGCCGCTACGAGCGATTCGACACCATCCGGCAATACGAGGGCCTGAACGGCTTCCTTCTCCGCACCGAGAGCGAGCACGATTGCTACGGCGCCGGCCACGCGGGCACCGCGCTCAGCGCCGCCCTCGGCATGGCCACCGGTCGCGACCTCCGCGGGAGCGACGAACACGTCGTCTGTGTCGCTGGCGATGCCGCCTTCACCTGCGGCGTCAGTTTCGAGGCCCTCAACAACGTCGCGAATTCCACCCGGCGATTCATCGTCGTCCTGAACGACAACGAATGGTCCATCGCGAAGAACGTGGGCGCCGTCGCCGAGTATCTCAACCGCATCGTCGCGAACCCATCCTACGCGCACCTCCACGAAAAGGCCGCGCACTTCGTCGAGCGCCTCGGCGGAAAAACCGCCCGCAAACTCGCCGGCAAGATCGAGGCCGGCGTGAAGAATCTCATCGCCCCGTCCGTGATCTTCGAGGATCTCGGCCTGCGCTACTACGGCCCGATCGACGGCCACGATGTCGATCTGCTCACGCAAACCTTCGAGTTCCTCAAGACGCAGACCGAGCCCGTCATCCTTCACATCCTCACGAAGAAGGGCAAAGGCTACGCGCCCGCCCTCGCGAAGCCCGACAAGTTCCACGGCCTCGGCAAATTCCAGGCCGACACCGGCGAAACCGCCGCCGCCCCCACCCCGACGTATTCCGAGCTCCTCGGCCACACGCTGGCCGACTTCGCCGACCGCGACAATCGCATCGTCGCCATCACCGCCGCCATGCCCACCGGCACCGGCCTCGTCAGCTTTGCCAAGCGCCATCCGAAGCGCTTCTTCGACGTCGGCATCGCCGAGGAACACGCCGCCCTCTTCGCCTGCGGCCTCGCCACCCAGGGGCGCAAACCCTTCCTCGCGATCTACTCCACCTTCATGCAGCGCGCTTACGACATGATCCTGCACGACATCGCGCTGCAGAATCTCGACGTCGCCCTGTGCATGGACCGCGCCGGCCTCTCCGGTGACGACGGTCCCACGCACCACGGTCTCTTCGACATCGGCTACCTCCGCCCCGTGCCCGGACTCGTGCACATGCAGCCGAAGGACGAGGACGAATTCGTCGACATGCTCTGGACGATGGCCCACTACAACGGCCCCATCGCCATTCGCTACCCCCGCGGCGCCGGCACCGGCGTGAAGCCCAAGGACCAGCCAAGGCTGCTCGAGATCGGCAAGGCCGAGGTCGTCCGCCATGGCAAGCAGGTCGCCCTCTTCGGCCTCGGCAACATGTGCGAGGTCGCGCTCGAGACCGCCCGCCTGCTCGAGGCGCACGGCATCGATGCCGCCGTCATCAACCCCCGCTGGATCAAGCCGCTCGACACCGCCACCCTCGAATTCTTCGCCCGCGGCTGCGACGTCATCTGCACGCTCGAGGATCACGTCCTGCCCAACGGCTTCGGCTGCTCCGTGATGGAGCATCTCTCCGAGCAACGCATCACGACGCCCGTGGTCCGCATCGGCTGGCCCGACGAATTCATCGAGCACGGCAGCGTGCCGATCCTCCGCGAAAAGCACGGCCTCACCGCCGCGGCTGCCGCTGAGAAAATCCTCGCCGCCCTTCCGACCCGCAAGCGCGCCGCCGCGCCGTCCGCAGCCTGA
- a CDS encoding multidrug efflux SMR transporter: MAWFYLFVAGVLEIGWSIGLKYTHGFTRPVATAFTLAAMVASVVFLAQAVRTLPLGSSYAIWAGIGTIGTAIVGVVAFGDALTLARAACLLAIGGGIVGLKLAT, from the coding sequence ATGGCTTGGTTTTATCTGTTCGTTGCGGGAGTGCTCGAGATCGGCTGGTCGATCGGGCTCAAATACACGCACGGGTTCACGCGGCCCGTGGCCACGGCGTTCACGCTGGCGGCGATGGTCGCGAGCGTTGTCTTCCTTGCGCAGGCCGTCCGGACGCTGCCGCTTGGTTCGAGCTACGCGATCTGGGCCGGCATCGGCACAATCGGCACGGCAATCGTGGGAGTCGTGGCCTTTGGCGACGCGCTCACGCTGGCCCGCGCAGCCTGCCTGCTGGCGATCGGCGGCGGAATCGTCGGCCTGAAACTCGCGACGTGA
- a CDS encoding TIGR00645 family protein yields MTDRSSQPIYLRGLGSLIFFSRWLQAPLYLGLIVAQAVYVVQFFKELVHLIHGLFYPTLDPLTGELAKFTEQDIMIAVLGMIDVVMVANLLVMVIVGGYETFVSRLNLRGHPDEPEWLSHVNAGALKVKLATALIGISSIHLLRTFIEIGSLKTTPGGLDANMQILWQVVVHITFVVSALLLALTDRITTQSAIAAKDH; encoded by the coding sequence ATGACGGATCGCTCTTCCCAACCCATCTATCTTCGCGGCCTCGGCAGCCTGATCTTTTTCAGCCGCTGGCTGCAGGCGCCTTTGTATCTGGGCCTGATCGTTGCCCAGGCTGTCTACGTCGTTCAATTTTTCAAGGAGCTCGTCCACCTCATCCACGGGCTGTTTTATCCGACGCTGGATCCGCTGACTGGAGAGCTGGCGAAGTTTACCGAGCAGGACATCATGATTGCCGTTCTCGGCATGATCGATGTGGTGATGGTTGCGAACCTGCTGGTGATGGTCATCGTCGGTGGCTACGAGACCTTCGTTTCGCGGTTGAACCTGCGTGGGCATCCGGACGAGCCGGAGTGGCTGTCGCACGTGAATGCCGGCGCGCTGAAGGTCAAGCTGGCCACGGCGCTCATCGGGATTTCCTCGATCCATCTGCTCCGCACGTTCATCGAGATCGGTTCTCTGAAAACCACCCCCGGCGGCCTGGACGCGAACATGCAGATTCTGTGGCAGGTCGTTGTCCATATCACCTTCGTGGTCTCCGCTCTATTGCTGGCGCTGACGGATCGCATCACGACGCAGTCGGCGATCGCAGCCAAGGATCATTGA
- a CDS encoding glycine--tRNA ligase — MSTKDPNAQRMEKIVSLCKRRGFIFQSSEIYGGLNGFWDYGPLGAELKKNLKDFWWRRNVRERDDMVGMDGSIIMNRAVWKASGHEATFSDPMVDCKTCKTRYRADQLPEKNGEKYCQNCGGRDLTEPRDFNLMFKSHAGPLESEDNLVYLRPETAQAIFVNFRNVLDTSRKKLPFGIAQIGKAFRNEINPRNYTFRSREFEQMEIEYFCRAEDGLRLTDEWLEHRLKFYEDIGIPRSKIHILDVPDGDRAFYSKKTYDLEYEFPFGISELEGIAYRTDYDLSAHIAASGKPLDYFDQEKNEKFVPHVVEPSAGVDRTTLALICEAFDEETVTDEKGKAEVRTVLRFHPRMAPIKVGIFPLLKNKPELVAKAEEIVALLRPHMMVQYDETGAIGRRYRRQDEAGTPFCVTVDFDTIGENGPETQDTVTLRHRDSMEQKRMAIADLKAWLIEQIS; from the coding sequence ATGTCCACGAAAGACCCCAACGCCCAGCGCATGGAAAAGATCGTCAGCCTGTGCAAACGGCGCGGCTTCATCTTCCAATCGAGCGAAATCTACGGCGGCCTGAACGGCTTTTGGGACTACGGTCCGCTCGGCGCCGAGCTCAAAAAGAACCTCAAGGATTTCTGGTGGCGCCGCAATGTCCGCGAGCGCGACGACATGGTCGGCATGGACGGCTCGATCATCATGAACCGCGCCGTCTGGAAGGCGAGCGGCCACGAGGCGACGTTCAGCGACCCGATGGTCGACTGCAAAACGTGCAAGACCCGCTACCGCGCGGACCAGCTGCCGGAGAAGAACGGCGAGAAGTATTGCCAGAACTGCGGCGGTCGCGACCTCACCGAGCCGCGCGACTTCAACCTGATGTTCAAGTCGCACGCCGGTCCGCTCGAGAGCGAGGATAACCTCGTTTACCTCCGCCCGGAGACCGCGCAGGCGATTTTCGTGAACTTCCGCAACGTGCTCGACACCTCGCGCAAGAAGCTGCCCTTCGGCATCGCGCAGATCGGCAAGGCCTTCCGCAACGAAATCAATCCCCGCAACTACACGTTCCGCTCGCGTGAGTTCGAGCAGATGGAGATCGAGTATTTCTGCCGCGCCGAGGATGGCCTGCGCCTCACCGACGAGTGGCTCGAGCACCGGCTCAAATTCTACGAAGACATCGGCATTCCTCGATCGAAGATCCACATCCTCGACGTGCCGGACGGCGACCGCGCGTTCTATTCGAAGAAGACCTACGATCTCGAATACGAGTTCCCGTTCGGCATCAGCGAACTCGAGGGCATTGCCTACCGCACGGACTACGATCTTTCCGCGCACATCGCCGCCAGCGGCAAGCCGCTGGACTATTTCGACCAGGAGAAGAACGAGAAGTTCGTGCCGCACGTCGTCGAGCCCAGTGCCGGCGTGGATCGCACCACGCTCGCGCTGATCTGCGAGGCTTTCGACGAGGAAACCGTCACCGACGAGAAGGGCAAGGCCGAGGTGCGCACCGTGCTGCGCTTTCACCCGCGCATGGCCCCGATCAAGGTCGGCATTTTCCCGCTCCTGAAGAACAAGCCCGAGCTCGTCGCGAAGGCCGAGGAAATCGTCGCCCTGCTCCGTCCGCACATGATGGTGCAATACGACGAGACCGGCGCCATCGGCCGCCGCTACCGCCGCCAGGACGAAGCCGGCACGCCCTTTTGCGTGACGGTCGATTTCGACACCATTGGCGAAAACGGCCCGGAGACGCAGGACACCGTCACGCTGCGCCACCGCGACTCGATGGAACAGAAACGCATGGCCATCGCCGACCTGAAGGCCTGGCTGATCGAGCAGATCAGCTGA
- a CDS encoding biopolymer transporter ExbD, with translation MIDVVFVIMLFFMVMAGAVKVEKELNIDLPGVADTDAPVNFVDEQIITVSDVGDVTLNDEPMDSPQSAQLPQLTAALSRLRQSAEAAKSPLVVTIVSDQVARYSRAIQVLDALAAARIEAVTFTVSDDE, from the coding sequence ATGATCGACGTCGTTTTCGTCATCATGCTGTTTTTCATGGTGATGGCCGGGGCCGTGAAAGTGGAGAAAGAGCTGAACATCGACCTTCCTGGCGTGGCGGATACGGATGCGCCCGTGAACTTCGTTGATGAGCAGATCATCACGGTCTCCGACGTTGGCGACGTGACCTTGAACGACGAGCCGATGGACTCCCCCCAGAGCGCCCAGCTGCCGCAACTGACGGCGGCGCTGTCACGGCTCAGGCAAAGTGCCGAAGCCGCCAAGTCCCCGCTCGTGGTCACCATCGTGAGCGATCAGGTCGCCCGATACAGTCGCGCCATTCAGGTGCTGGATGCCCTGGCCGCAGCGCGGATCGAAGCTGTCACGTTTACCGTTTCCGATGATGAATAA
- a CDS encoding biopolymer transporter ExbD translates to MAGGGGSLNGDPEFQVAPMVDVLLVLLVFFMAITSAQVLKVDKTIKLPVAANGLKKENSRTEIVVNVRWDDKKKVANFIMNDRTYATIDSLATDLQAAKSNSRKPPVDPKLPPRLVIRADRDAELGVISQLMNAGAAAGISDISFSSVNKE, encoded by the coding sequence ATGGCAGGAGGCGGAGGCAGTTTGAATGGCGACCCGGAATTTCAGGTCGCTCCGATGGTGGACGTGCTGCTCGTCCTGCTCGTGTTTTTCATGGCGATCACGTCGGCGCAGGTCCTGAAGGTGGATAAGACCATCAAGCTACCCGTGGCGGCCAATGGCCTGAAAAAGGAAAACAGCCGCACCGAGATCGTCGTCAACGTGCGATGGGATGACAAAAAGAAGGTCGCGAACTTCATCATGAATGACCGGACTTATGCCACCATCGACAGCCTTGCGACGGACCTTCAGGCCGCGAAGTCCAACAGTCGCAAGCCGCCGGTGGATCCGAAGTTGCCGCCGCGCCTGGTCATTCGCGCGGATCGCGACGCGGAACTCGGCGTCATCTCTCAACTCATGAACGCCGGAGCGGCTGCGGGAATCTCCGACATCTCGTTTTCTTCCGTAAACAAGGAGTAA
- a CDS encoding MotA/TolQ/ExbB proton channel family protein produces MNKTKLISSLLLAGAFLLSIGSLCAAEPGAPAAVHTKTLFEQLKEGGWVMFPIAICSMATVYLIGDGILRTGRKKIAPLDQQAVLKSLFQRGDYLDAYDYCRANPSVLTNVTRAGLSLVGDGAEATQEAITTEVLKENSRIQTMISYLSVIGVCTPMIGLLGTVTGMIKAFATLGSTGIGDPSSLSAAIGEVLVATASGLFIAIPAFGAYYFLRNRAAAGIHDVQDVVARLFRKMPYEAMPGVIIGENEPQAGWPSWLVSSETVVPVTQEPSVA; encoded by the coding sequence ATGAATAAAACCAAACTCATCTCCAGTCTTCTTCTGGCTGGCGCCTTCCTCCTTAGCATCGGCTCCCTCTGCGCGGCAGAGCCCGGAGCGCCCGCCGCCGTCCACACCAAAACGCTTTTCGAGCAGCTCAAGGAGGGCGGCTGGGTCATGTTCCCGATCGCCATCTGCTCGATGGCCACGGTTTACCTGATCGGCGATGGAATCCTTCGCACCGGCCGAAAGAAGATCGCGCCCCTCGACCAGCAGGCCGTGCTGAAGAGCCTGTTCCAACGGGGCGATTACCTCGACGCCTACGACTATTGCCGCGCCAACCCTTCGGTGCTGACCAATGTGACCCGCGCAGGCCTCAGCCTGGTGGGAGATGGCGCGGAGGCCACCCAGGAGGCCATCACCACGGAGGTCCTCAAGGAGAACTCCCGCATTCAAACGATGATCAGCTACCTGTCGGTGATTGGCGTCTGCACGCCGATGATCGGTCTGCTCGGAACGGTTACAGGAATGATCAAGGCCTTTGCGACGCTGGGCAGCACCGGCATCGGGGATCCCTCCAGCCTCTCCGCCGCGATCGGCGAGGTGCTTGTCGCCACGGCGAGCGGCCTGTTCATCGCGATTCCCGCCTTTGGCGCCTATTACTTCCTCCGCAATCGGGCCGCGGCAGGGATCCACGACGTGCAGGACGTCGTCGCGCGACTGTTTCGGAAAATGCCCTACGAGGCGATGCCTGGCGTCATCATCGGCGAAAACGAACCCCAGGCCGGCTGGCCGAGCTGGCTCGTGTCTTCGGAAACGGTTGTGCCCGTCACTCAGGAACCTTCCGTTGCCTGA
- a CDS encoding tetratricopeptide repeat protein, which produces MASGAAAQSTFNSSKIQLRDGTTLETDTVKGARDGYVSVNRELAPGVVAQIDYNPKMVEKIEFPENPRLKRAMQLIDLGRPAEALALINPVLADRQKLAAVRGNDAAASAVIKVKALAGLKREQEARQIIDQLTKNADDPEVIRAALVEIMAVWARSGEYQKADNYYDKAIAESTNPQTIATAWCRKGDALLALEQYDAALLAYLRVPTLYSDQETVLPASLLGAAEAYLGLEDKTHAVAVLKKLIRGNPASPEAAKAKIELAKLNSDSTSPTNDTEYPPTTNE; this is translated from the coding sequence ATGGCCTCAGGGGCAGCCGCGCAGAGCACCTTCAATTCTTCCAAAATTCAGCTTCGCGACGGCACGACCCTCGAAACCGACACCGTCAAGGGAGCCCGTGACGGTTATGTCTCCGTCAATCGCGAGCTGGCCCCCGGAGTGGTCGCCCAGATCGACTACAACCCGAAAATGGTGGAAAAGATCGAGTTTCCCGAGAATCCCCGGCTCAAGCGCGCCATGCAGTTGATCGATCTTGGCCGGCCGGCGGAGGCCCTGGCGTTGATCAATCCCGTGCTTGCGGACCGGCAGAAGCTCGCGGCAGTCCGGGGAAACGACGCGGCCGCAAGCGCCGTGATCAAGGTCAAGGCCCTGGCGGGACTCAAGCGCGAGCAGGAGGCCCGGCAGATTATCGACCAGCTCACGAAGAACGCCGACGATCCCGAAGTGATCCGGGCGGCGCTGGTCGAGATCATGGCGGTGTGGGCGCGCTCCGGGGAATACCAAAAGGCGGACAATTATTACGACAAGGCCATCGCCGAGAGCACCAATCCCCAGACCATCGCCACGGCCTGGTGCCGGAAGGGCGATGCGCTCCTCGCGCTGGAGCAGTATGACGCCGCGTTGCTCGCTTACCTCCGAGTGCCGACACTTTATTCGGACCAGGAAACCGTCCTGCCCGCATCGCTGCTCGGGGCCGCGGAGGCTTACCTCGGTCTCGAGGACAAAACCCACGCCGTCGCCGTCCTGAAAAAACTCATCCGGGGAAACCCCGCCTCGCCGGAGGCTGCCAAGGCCAAAATCGAACTGGCCAAACTCAATTCCGACTCTACGAGTCCGACCAACGACACCGAATATCCACCGACCACGAATGAATAA